The following proteins are encoded in a genomic region of Panthera leo isolate Ple1 chromosome F2, P.leo_Ple1_pat1.1, whole genome shotgun sequence:
- the PTP4A3 gene encoding protein tyrosine phosphatase type IVA 3 isoform X1, producing the protein MSGQWGPRGRSTRPVHVHRHSSCCQTLLGLPGLPGTPRPPPSLHGSPRVGLCHGETEARVSHRLRLSQKDWPFDDGAPPPGKVVEDWLSLLKAKFCDDPGSCVAVHCVAGLGRAPVLVALALIESGMKYEDAIQFIRQKRRGAINSKQLTYLEKYRPKQRLRFKEPHTHKTKCCVM; encoded by the exons ATGTCTGGCCAGTGGGGCCCTCGAGGCAGGAGCACGCGCCCTGTGCACGTCCACAGGCATAGCTCATGTTGCCAGACCCTCCTGGGTCTGCCTGGGCTGCcgggcaccccccgccccccaccgtcACTGCACGGCAgcccccgcgtggggctctgtcatggagaaactgaggctcgggtcAGTCACCGTCTGAGGCTCAGCCAGAAG GACTGGCCGTTTGACGACGGGGCGCCCCCACCTGGCAAAGTGGTGGAGGACTGGCTGAGCCTACTGAAGGCCAAGTTCTGTGATGACCCTGGCAGCTGTGTGGCCGTTCACTGCGTAGCCGGCCTGGGACG GGCTCCGGTCCTCGTGGCACTGGCTCTCATCGAGAGCGGAATGAAGTACGAAGACGCCATCCAGTTCATCCGACA AAAGCGGCGTGGAGCCATCAACAGCAAGCAGCTCACCTACTTGGAAAAATACCGGCCAAAGCAGAGACTGCGGTTCAAAGAACCTCACACACACAAGACCAAGTGCTGTGTCATGTAG
- the PTP4A3 gene encoding protein tyrosine phosphatase type IVA 3 isoform X2, translated as MARMNRPAPVEVSYKRMRFLITHNPTNATLSTFIEDLKKYGATTVVRVCEVTYDKAPLEKDGITVVDWPFDDGAPPPGKVVEDWLSLLKAKFCDDPGSCVAVHCVAGLGRAPVLVALALIESGMKYEDAIQFIRQKRRGAINSKQLTYLEKYRPKQRLRFKEPHTHKTKCCVM; from the exons ATGGCCCGGATGAACCGGCCGGCCCCCGTGGAGGTGAGTTACAAGAGGATGCGTTTCCTGATCACGCACAACCCCACCAATGCCACGCTCAGCACCTTCATTGAG gaCCTGAAGAAGTACGGGGCCACCACCGTGGTGCGGGTGTGCGAAGTGACCTACGACAAGGCCCCTCTGGAGAAGGACGGCATCACCGTGGTG GACTGGCCGTTTGACGACGGGGCGCCCCCACCTGGCAAAGTGGTGGAGGACTGGCTGAGCCTACTGAAGGCCAAGTTCTGTGATGACCCTGGCAGCTGTGTGGCCGTTCACTGCGTAGCCGGCCTGGGACG GGCTCCGGTCCTCGTGGCACTGGCTCTCATCGAGAGCGGAATGAAGTACGAAGACGCCATCCAGTTCATCCGACA AAAGCGGCGTGGAGCCATCAACAGCAAGCAGCTCACCTACTTGGAAAAATACCGGCCAAAGCAGAGACTGCGGTTCAAAGAACCTCACACACACAAGACCAAGTGCTGTGTCATGTAG